In a genomic window of Magnolia sinica isolate HGM2019 chromosome 16, MsV1, whole genome shotgun sequence:
- the LOC131229770 gene encoding exocyst complex component SEC3A-like, which produces MSKSGADDEELKRACEAAIEVGACKQKVVLSIRVAKSRGIWGKSGRLGRHMAKPRVLAITTKYSPKGRTKALLRVLKYSSGGVLEPAKMYKIKHLSKVEVIQNDPSGCTFMLGFDNLRSQSVSPPQWTMRNINDRNRILLCILNMCKEILGRLPKVIGIDIVEMALWAKENTNTVTSQVIARNGPDLSIMTPNDLKVTVERDLVSQAEEEDMEALLGTYVMGIGEAEAFSERLKRELQALEAANVHAIMESEPLIDEVMQGLESATVCVDDMDEWLGIFNVKLRHMREDIESIESRNNKLEMQSVNNKSLVEELEKLLERLRVPSEFAASLTGGSFDEARMLNNVEACEWLTGALRALEVPNLDPCYANMRAVKEKRAELEKLKSTFVRRASEFLRSYFASLVDFMISDKSYFSQRGQLKRPDHADLRYKCRTYARLLQHLKSLDKNCMGPLRKAYCHSLNLLLRREAREFANELRASTKASRNPTVWLEASAGSNQAANSADTSTVSEAYSKMLTIFIPLLVDESSFFAHFMCFEVPALVPPANSSKSGATADDANDDELSLMDLDGNDIKPSTNSAELGALNESLQELLDGIQEDFYAVVDWAYKIDPLRCISMSGITERYLSGQKADAAGFVRLLLDDLESRISMQFSRFVDEACHQIERNERNVRQTGVLSYIPRFATLATRMEQYIQGQSRDLVDQAYTKFVSIMFVTLEKIAQADLKYVDIVLLENYAAFQNSLYDLANVVPTLAKFYHQASESYEQACTRHINMIIYYQFEKLFQFARKVEDLMYTISPEEIPFQLGLSKMELRKVLKSSLSGLDKSISNMYRRLQKNLTSEELLPSLWEKCKKEFLEKYESFVQLMTKIYPSETITSVAELKELLGSM; this is translated from the exons CAAAATATTCTCCAAAGGGTCGGACTAAAGCTCTTCTCCGTGTTCTGAAATATTCATCTGGAGGAGTTCTTGAG CCTGCAAAAATGTACAAGATAAAGCATCTTTCAAAAGTGGAGGTTATTCAGAATGATCCCAGTGGCTGTACTTTTATGCTG GGATTTGATAACCTCAGAAGCCAGAGTGTTTCGCCACCTCAGTGGACCATGCGTAACATCAATGATAG GAATCGCATTCTTCTTTGCATTTTAAACATGTGCAAAGAGATCTTGGGCCGTCTTCCCAAAGTCATTGGCATAGATATTGTTGAGATGGCTCTTTGGGCAAAG GAAAATACGAACACTGTCACTAGTCAAGTGATTGCTCGAAATGGGCCTGATCTGTCCATCATGACACCAAATGACTTGAAAGTGACTGTTGAAAGGGACCTTGTTTCACAAGCTGAAGAGGAGGACATGGAAGCTCTTCTTGGCAC GTATGTCATGGGCATTGGTGAAGCAGAGGCATTTTCTGAAAGGTTGAAGAGAGAACTTCAGGCTTTGGAAGCAGCAAATGTGCATGCCATTATGGAAAGTGAGCCTTTGATAGACGAG GTAATGCAAGGACTAGAATCAGCAACAGTTTGTGTGGATGATATGGACGAGTGGCTAGGTATATTCAATGTAAAGCTCAGACACATGAGGGAGGACATCGAATCG ATAGAATCCCGTAATAATAAGCTGGAGATGCAGTCTGTAAATAATAAATCACTCGTGGAAGAGCTTGAAAAGCTTCTCGAACGTTTGCGGGTCCCTTCTGAG TTTGCAGCATCTTTAACCGGAGGCTCATTTGACGAGGCACGCATGCTAAATAATGTTGAAGCTTGTGAATGGTTAACTGGTGCTTTGCGTGCTCTAGAAGTGCCAAATCTGGATCCTTGCTATGCAAACATGAGAGCT GTTAAGGAGAAGCGTGCTGAACTTGAAAAACTAAAATCTACATTTGTTCGGCGAGCATCAGAATTCTTGAGAAGTTACTTTGCTAGTCTGGTGGATTTCATGATAAGTGACAAGAGCTACTTTTCTCAG CGAGGGCAGTTGAAGAGGCCTGATCATGCTGATCTTCGGTACAAGTGCAGGACGTATGCACGCCTTCTACAGCATTTGAAG AGTCTTGATAAGAATTGCATGGGCCCTTTGAGGAAAGCTTATTGTCATTCCCTTAATTTGTTGCTTCGTCGAGAG GCTCGTGAGTTTGCGAATGAACTTCGTGCAAGTACCAAAGCATCAAGAAATCCAACAGTCTGGCTTGAAGCTTCTGCAGGTTCTAATCAGGCTGCGAACAGTGCAGACACTTCTACAGTTTCTGAAGCATACTCGAAGATGCTTACAATATTCATTCCTCTTCTTGTGGATGAG AGTTCATTTTTTGCACACTTCATGTGCTTTGAAGTTCCTGCACTTGTTCCACCCGCTAATTCTAGCAAAAGCGGTGCCACTGCTGATGATGCTAATGACGATGAGTTGAGCCTTATGGACCTTGATGGAAATGACATAAAGCCTA GCACTAATTCTGCTGAGCTAGGAGCATTAAATGAATCTCTACAAGAGTTGCTCGATGGGATCCAA GAAGATTTCTATGCAGTGGTggattgggcatacaagattgatcctTTGCGCTGCATATCTATGAGTGGGATAACAGAACGCTATCTTTCCGGTCAGAAAGCTGATGCAGCGGGATTTGTGCGCCTCTTGCTTGATGACTTGGAATCAAGGATTTCTATGCAATTCAGCAGG TTTGTTGATGAAGCATGTCATCAAATTGAGAGGAATGAACGCAATGTTCGGCAAACGGGTGTCCTGTCTTACATACCGAG ATTCGCAACACTTGCGACTCGTATGGAGCAGTACATCCAGGGACAGTCTAGGGATTTAGTGGACCAGGCATACACGAAATTT GTTAGCATAATGTTTGTGACTTTGGAGAAAATTGCGCAAGCCGACCTGAAATATGTTGACATTGTGCTTTTAGAGAACTATGCAGCATTCCAGAACAG TCTGTATGACCTAGCGAATGTTGTGCCGACGCTTGCCAAATTCTACCATCAGGCAAGTGAATCTTATGAGCAGGCTTGCACACGCCATATCAATATGATCATATACTAT CAATTTGAAAAACTATTTCAGTTTGCTCGAAAAGTCGAGGATTTGATGTACACTATTTCACCGGAGGAG ATTCCTTTCCAGCTTGGTCTGTCAAAAATGGAACTTCGGAAGGTGTTGAAATCGAGCTTATCTGGG CTTGATAAGTCCATCAGCAACATGTATAGGAGGTTGCAAAAGAATTTAACTTCAGAGGAGTTGCTTCCCTCCTTATGGGAGAAGTGCAAG AAAGAATTTCTCGAGAAGTATGAAAGCTTTGTGCAATTGATGACCAAGATCTATCCTAGTGAGACCATCACATCGGTAGCCGAACTAAAGGAGCTTCTTGGTTCAATGTAG
- the LOC131229662 gene encoding uncharacterized protein LOC131229662, whose translation MAATAASRFACKPLKFHQIPSSSPTTTTDRWSLKFKRMAVIAGRHRIPRNNEKKATVVTKALVSEIIISEPQRKVEVDLVSFATHVAEVALKIFRPAIKRKSWQLKAEMFIERVIMDSQIFTLIAVAGSLLGSFLCFVEGSFHILQTYFHYFHNMSQRSDQGQTVRLLIEAIDMYVVGTAMLFIGMGLYVMFVSSKDMKSESGWLIPGSNLFGLFPLNGPPAWMEMQSVSQAKLKIGQSVVMILQTGLLEKFKNVPMATGLDLLCFAGTVLLSSACVFFLSTLSVEGRKCEDR comes from the exons ATGGCAGCAACAGCAGCAAGTAGATTCGCATGCAAACCACTGAAATTCCATCAAATTCCATCTTCATCTCCTACCACAACTACTGATCGTTGGTCACTCAAGTTTAAACGAATGGCTGTGATCGCCGGGAGACACAGAATTCCCAGAAACAACGAAAAGAAGGCAACGGTGGTGACGAAGGCTTTGGTTTCGGAAATCATTATCTCAGAGCCACAGAGGAAGGTCGAAGTAGACTTAGTTTCGTTTGCGACTCATGTTGCAGAGGTAGCTCTCAAGATTTTCAGACCAGCCATTAAAAGGAAATCTTGGCAGCTGAAGGCAGAAATGTTCATTGAAAGA GTCATCATGGACTCACAAATCTTTACACTCATTGCAGTCGCCGGGTCGTTGTTGGGCTCATTCCTGTGTTTTGTTGAG GGTTCCTTCCATATTCTACAGAcatattttcattattttcataACATGTCACAAAGATCGGATCAAGGCCAGACAGTGCGACTACTTATCGAAgccatag ATATGTATGTGGTGGGAACAGCCATGCTTTTTATTGGGATGGGATTGTATGTTATGTTTGTGAGCTCAAAAGACATGAAGAGTGAAAGCGGATGGTTGATTCCTGGGTCCAACTTATTTGGGCTCTTCCCTCTCAAT GGCCCACCAGCATGGATGGAGATGCAGTCAGTATCGCAGGCCAAGTTAAAGATTGGGCAGTCGGTGGTGATGATACTTCAGACGGGGTTGCTGGAGAAGTTCAAGAACGTGCCCATGGCGACTGGGCTGGACCTTCTATGCTTTGCTGGGACCGTACTGCTCTCATCTGCTTGTGTTTTCTTTCTATCAACACTTTCAGTGGAGGGAAGGAAATGTGAAGATAGATAG